AGTATAAACTTCCCCGTCTGCGTTGATTGAAATGCTTCTGGCATCATCAGGGATGACAATTTCCGGCGAAACTGGAAACCCGTCTGAGGTGACAATTAAACCCTCTTCATTTCGTTTTAGAGCGCCGTCTCTTGTATAGGCCGTCTGCCCTGAGGCCAGTTGCACCTCAAGATATCCTTTTCCTTCGATTGCTAAATCCAAGTCGCCGCCTGTGGCTGATAATGCGCCCTGCGAAAGCATAACGGATACGGCAGCTGGCCGCACCCCTAAGCCCAGTTGAATTCCAGTTGGCAGAACGCTTCCGTCCGCTGCATTGACAGAGCCTGGTCTTGCCATTTGCTGATAATGCAGATCGGAAAATTCGGCACGTCTTGGGTTAAATCCGGTCGTACTCATATTCGACAGATTATTTGAAATGACCTCAACCCGCATTTGTTGAGCACTCATTCCGGTTGCGGCAATTTGTAGGGCGCGCATGGTTATCTCCGATTATTAGGTTGCTAGAACATCAATGGCTTTTTTGATGCGTTCGTCTTCTGCAGTCAGAAAGCTCTGACCCATTTCATAGGCTCTTTGTACCTCAATCATTCGGGCGATTTGTTGCAAAGGATCTGTATTGGACTTTTCAAGAAAACCTTGAAGCACACGGGTATTTTCAGCCGGCATTGCCGCGTCTTGGAATGCAAACTTTACTCCGTCTTCTCTTGTGACATCTTGCGCGCCAGCGGGTTTCATGAGAGCGATTTGGCCCAAAATTTGACCATCGGTGCTAAGAGTTCCGTCTGAAGCGATATTAATTTCTTTCGCATCCGGCGGCAGGAATATCTTTGTTTGCGCTTGGTCCAAGACTGCAAAGCCTTGCGCCGTGATCAAATTGCCCTCAGAGCTAAGAAAAAAACTGCCAGATCGTGTCAGTCGTTCGCCCTGTGGGGTGTCGATTAAAAAGAACCCATCACCTTCGATTGCGACGTCCAAAGGGTTTCCGGTTTGTTGAAATGCGCCTTGTGTGAAAGACGTTCTTGCGACGTTCCCATTGGCCATTGAAACCAACGTATTCTCGGACCCTTTAGTCAAATATTCAGAAAAAATAAGCCCTTGTTGGCGGTAGCCTGTGGTGGTTGCATTTGCGATATTATTTGCGATTAAATTCATTTCACGCATGAGCCCAACTTGGCGGGACAGGGTGGTATAATTGGCAATATCCATATTATCCCCCAATGATCAGTGTGAGCAGAGGACCTTGGAAAAAGGAAACCAAGCTTTGGGTCATAAAGCCCATAGAAAACCAGAAAGTAACGACAATCGCCGTGAGTTTTGGAACAAATGTCAGTGTCATTTCTTGCACAGATGTCAAAGCTTGCAGTAGCCCAATTGCCAGACCCACAAAAAGAGCTACGGCCAGTATTGGAATAGATATGGTGACCGCAATCCAAAGGCTTTGCCGGAGTACATCAAAAAAAACGCCTTGCTCTAACATCAAACAGACATCCTAAGAATTTCTTGATAGGCTTCGACAACCTTGTTGCGCACTGTGACAGCTGTTTCGACAGCAAGTTCAGATTGCACCAAGGCCTGAACCAGAGCATGTGTATCTGCTTGTCCGTTTGCAGCCGAAAATGCCGCCGTTTCACTCTGCTGTAGGGTTTGAACAAAACTTTTTCCTGCCCGAGAGAGCTCACTTGGCCCATCTAAGCTTTTTTCGGGCTGCGTGGCGGGGCGAGACCCCAGATATTGTTTAGCGCCAAAACTTGCAGAAACGTCCATTTTCTATCCTTAATTTCGCAGTAAATCTAAGAGGCTAGAGGCCATCTGCCGAGTTTGATCAAAGAGCTTTAAATTGGCTTCATAACTGCGCTGGGCTTCGCGGGCATCGGCAATTTCGTAAATCAAATTGACGTTTGATCCTTGATAATAACCGCTCTGTTCTGCCATCGGGTGTGAGGGGTCAAAAACCCTTTCCAGCTGGGCTTTATCCAAAATAGTTTGCCCCACCTTGACCCCCCCGTTTTCATGCGCTTTGAACTGAATTGATTTGCGCCGGAAGCCGGGCGTATCTACATTGGCAATATTTTCCGAGACCCGTTGAAGCCGCGCCGATTGCGCCCTTAAACCACTTGTCGAAATGGTCATAGCAGCATGAAAATCGCTCATATATTATGTCCTTTCTCTATCGCCCAAGGCTGGTTCGCAAAATAGAAAGCGTGCTGCGGTAAATTGCGATGGAATGGTCATGCTGGCGGCGAATATCAACCGAGCGGAGCATTTCATTTTCGACAGAAACCGAGTTTCCATTGGGTTCTCGGTATCCAGCGTCATCATAAACTTCTGCCACTGAACTTGAGGTTTTCATGTCTGGGTTCAGGTGACCTTGCCGGGTCGTATGCCAAGCTCGGAAACGATCACCGGACGCCGTTTGGGTGGTAAAAGGTGCAAGGTCTTTGGCTCGAAAATCGGGCGTATCTGAGTTTGCCAAATTACGCGCGGCAATGGTTTGGCGCCGGCCTGCATGTTCTGCCATGCCCGAGGCCAGTCTGAATAAATCCACTTTTTGAAACATCGGGGCTTCTCCCTCGATCAATATCAACCAAGGTTTAAGGATGATTCGTTTAAAAAGGGTTTGCAGAACATGTCAGGAGCGTTCAGTGAGCAAAAATAATCTGGAAAATCTTAAGGTCTTGCTGTCGATGACGACGCCAAAAGCGCTGCTTGGACGGGTAAACAAAATATCCGGGGGCACTATAGAAGTTTCAGGCTTGGGGCATCATGCTGCTCTTGGCAATCGTCTGCATTTGGTTCGCGAAAATGAGCCACCTCTTGAAGGAGAGGTAATTAAAATCAATAAAGCCTGCGTTTCTATGATGTGTGAAGATGAGCTGAGTGGCGTAAAACTTGGCCATCCGGTACGGTTGATGCCTTCGCTACGATTTTGTCCTGATGACAGTTGGATTGGGCGGGTGATTGACCCATTGGGACGACCGCTTGACGGCGAACCCCTACTTCCCGGATTAAAAGAGTTCCCTATCGAGACCGCACCGCAACGTGCCATTGAAAGGCGAGCGCTTGGCAATGCAATGACCACTGGGTTTTGTGTATTCAACACCGCTCTACCGATTGTACGCGGGCAACGGCTTGGATTATTTGCCGGGTCAGGTGTAGGTAAGTCGCGCTTAATTGCACAATTAGTCCAAAGCTTGGAGGCTGACTTAATCGTTCTGGCTCTGATCGGAGAACGAGGACGAGAACTGCGTGATTTTGTAAAGACCACCTTGGGACCAGAAAGTATGAAGCGCTGCGTTGTTGTTGCCGCAACCTCTGATATGGCACCGCTACTGCGGCGTAGATCGGCCCAAAGCGCCATGAGTGTGGCCGAGTATTTCCGCGATCAGGGCAAACATGTGGTTTATTTTGCCGACAGTATTACCAGATTTGCCGAAGCACATCGCGAGGTGGCTTTAAACATGGGTGAATTGCCAACACTGCGCGGATATCCGGCCTCAACAGCCCATAAAATTATGTCACTTTGTGAACGCGCTGGTCCAGGCTCTGGCACATCTGGTGATATCACCGCCATATTTAGTGTTCTGGTTGCCGGCTCTGATATGGACGAACCGATCGCAGATATTTTGCGCAGCGTTTTGGATGGTCATGTCGTTTTGGACCGCGAAGTTGCAGAGAGAGGCCGCTTTCCCGCAATTGATTTGCTACGATCTGTATCACGATCGCTTCCTGAAGCTGCTAGCCAATCCCAAAATGAAGCACTGATTGTCATGCGTAATCTACTTGGAAAGTATCAAAGGTCTGAAACGATGATACAAGCAGGTCTTTATGTTGCCGGACAGGATAGTGACTTGGATGATGCTGTGAAAATTTGGAAAGATTTGGACAGCTTTATTGGACTAAAAGAGCCAGGAACAATTGAGCAAAGTTATCAAAAGCTTTTCACATTGCTGCGCACAACTCAGCTGTATACTGCAATTAAGAACGCAAAAGCATAAGTGAGATATCTTGCGATGTCATCGCAGCCCCAGTGTTTAATTCAGATTGAAATAGATAACCTTCGATCAATTTGTTCTGGTTTTTGATCTCACTGAATTTACTGATAGACGCAAAACCAAAGCGGCTATCTATTTTGCTTTGAAATACTTCAACCTGTTTTTCCAAATCCAACCTAGCAAAGCCTTTGGGCAACCGAAGATAGGTTTCAAACAACTCTCTAAGTTGGGGGCTGCCGAGGATTTTGTAAAATTTTGTCCTATCGGAACTCTTTTCCAACGCCAGTTCCGCAAGTTCCCTTTTTGCATATAGCGCCAATCGCATGGTGTTGTCTTTTTTGCCCAGCGCGGCCTCAAATGAAAGCCTAAGGTATTTATCGGCAGCTTGATCAATAGATTGCGAATTTATCGGCTGTTTAGCGCCAAGAGCGCCAAATGCGCTGGCAAGCCTTTTGTACCGCATATCTGACAATCTATTCGCAAGTGATTTTGGATCTTGAAGATCACTTGCAATAACTTTTTTGATAAACGCTTTGTTTTTGATGTCAGCACTAAGCCCAACCGAGCCCAAAGCTACACGCAGCAATCTGTGGTTGTCCACTAATTCTTCGATAGATGTGATTTTGGGCAACTCTTTTTGGAAATAATTGATATCTCTTTGGTTATTAGCCGATGTATTAAAGGCCAGCGTTTGAGCATCTAACGTTCGATTAAGAAATAACCAGCCGCTTATTCCAGTCGTTGGTAAAACTGGCGAAAAGCTCATTTCAATTCCTTGCCACCAACAGTCTTTGTTCGCGGGATAATAAAGACCGTAGCGATTTTAGGCATTGGTAGTGTTGTCCGTCAATCAATGCGCTTGTGGCGCTGGCCAATTGTGCACGGCTATCTCCATCTGTGAGTATTTGACTGAGTTCCTCAATTCTACGCAACAGCTTTAACTGGGTGTCTTCGGCTTTGCTATCCCCGGTTAGGATGAGCTGAGCTGCATAGCACACCCGACGCACAGGGGTGGTAACCTCATCTGGGTGAAGCGCATCACGTAGTCGCAAAATCTTTGCATCTGGTGTTAGAACCGAAAACTTGCTTCGCCGATCTCCATTTTCAATGACAGCGCCATTTATAAGAACGCGTTCTTTGGGTCGAAGCTTTAAAACCAATCCAGTCATTTTGATGTCCCAACTGTTAGCCCACGCATAATTGCAAGATTTACATCAATTAGGGGCTGTAATGCGGCATTGTCAGACAGGATTTTACTGGTGTGAACATGAGTAAATTCTGCCAAGTAAAAAATTTGTGCTCTCAGCGCCGGAGAAAGTTTATTTTCATTATCTGCAACGTCACGCGCAATGGTAGACCATAGTTTACGATTTTGGTGCAAAGCGTATATATAGTCGGCAAAAGCCTCGTGTTTTTGTTTTTCGGTTGCCGACAAGCAATGTGTAATTTTTGCAAAAATAGCATATTCCGCCTGACGCGGTGCCTGAACCAAACCTGCCTCTTTATTATAGGCGATCTCTGCAGCCATAAATCCGTTCACAAAATGTCCTTTTCAAAAACTAAAAGAATTAGGGGCGAAACAGCCCCTAAATTAAGTTTGCTTTAGCGGAATAGTGACAACAAAGTTTGCGGTGCTTTATTTGCTATGCCAAGCGACTGAACACCAAGTTGTTGTTGGACCTGCAGCGCTTGAAGTCGGGCTGAGGCTTCTTCCATATCTGCATCAACTATTGACCCAATACCAGCTTTCATTGAATCCATAATTTTGCTCACAAAGTCGTTTTGCGATTGGATACGTTTGATAGAAGCCCCCAACCCCGCCGCCCCATCAACCGCCTTTTGAATAAGGCTCTCTATCTGTTCCAAAGATGCTTCCGCAGTTGCGGCACTCGTCACATCTATTGTGGCCAAATCCAGATTGGCCTCAAAATCAACCGCAGTAATAGTAATATTTGACGCTGTCACTGTGCCTGAATTGTCCCTATCCAAAGAGGATAAAATCGTGATGTCGCCACCTGCAGAGTTCAATAGGTTTGTGCCATTAAATTGTGATGCGGCGATAATGGATGTCACTTGGTCTTTCAACTCGGTCACATCACTACCAATCTTTGAGTGATCAACATTACTTCCCGTTGCCGCGACAACTTTTTCCTTTATCTCCTTCAGCAGGTCTGTGATTTTTTCGGCGCCGGTTGACGCAACCGCAACAGTAGATTCTCCAAGAGCAAGAGCAGATGAAACCGCTTTAAAGCCGCTAACATCGGACTCCATTACCTTGGATATTGCCCACATCGCAGAGTTATCCTGCGCCTTTGAAATCTTTTTCCCAGTGGAAATTTCGTTTTGAGTAGTGGCGAGGTTTTGATTGATCTGCTTTAGATTTTGCAACGCAACCATCGCCGAATTATTTGTCAGAATACTAGACATTTTTATTTCCTTTTCACTGGATGCTTTCGCATCGACCATAATAGAGCCCACTCCGGGCTTTGAATTGTCATTCTGAC
The nucleotide sequence above comes from Rhodobacteraceae bacterium Araon29. Encoded proteins:
- the flgG gene encoding flagellar basal-body rod protein FlgG; translated protein: MRALQIAATGMSAQQMRVEVISNNLSNMSTTGFNPRRAEFSDLHYQQMARPGSVNAADGSVLPTGIQLGLGVRPAAVSVMLSQGALSATGGDLDLAIEGKGYLEVQLASGQTAYTRDGALKRNEEGLIVTSDGFPVSPEIVIPDDARSISINADGEVYTYHADTADGQLMGQITLSGFSNSKGLEAIGSNLFLETSASGAPMTAMPGQDGLGTLRQGYLEDSSVDAVQEITDLIEAQRGYELNAKVISAADEMLAATTQVR
- a CDS encoding flagellar hook-basal body complex protein; amino-acid sequence: MDIANYTTLSRQVGLMREMNLIANNIANATTTGYRQQGLIFSEYLTKGSENTLVSMANGNVARTSFTQGAFQQTGNPLDVAIEGDGFFLIDTPQGERLTRSGSFFLSSEGNLITAQGFAVLDQAQTKIFLPPDAKEINIASDGTLSTDGQILGQIALMKPAGAQDVTREDGVKFAFQDAAMPAENTRVLQGFLEKSNTDPLQQIARMIEVQRAYEMGQSFLTAEDERIKKAIDVLAT
- a CDS encoding flagellar biosynthetic protein FliQ, which translates into the protein MLEQGVFFDVLRQSLWIAVTISIPILAVALFVGLAIGLLQALTSVQEMTLTFVPKLTAIVVTFWFSMGFMTQSLVSFFQGPLLTLIIGG
- the fliE gene encoding flagellar hook-basal body complex protein FliE — translated: MDVSASFGAKQYLGSRPATQPEKSLDGPSELSRAGKSFVQTLQQSETAAFSAANGQADTHALVQALVQSELAVETAVTVRNKVVEAYQEILRMSV
- the flgC gene encoding flagellar basal body rod protein FlgC, translating into MSDFHAAMTISTSGLRAQSARLQRVSENIANVDTPGFRRKSIQFKAHENGGVKVGQTILDKAQLERVFDPSHPMAEQSGYYQGSNVNLIYEIADAREAQRSYEANLKLFDQTRQMASSLLDLLRN
- a CDS encoding FlgB family protein; the encoded protein is MFQKVDLFRLASGMAEHAGRRQTIAARNLANSDTPDFRAKDLAPFTTQTASGDRFRAWHTTRQGHLNPDMKTSSSVAEVYDDAGYREPNGNSVSVENEMLRSVDIRRQHDHSIAIYRSTLSILRTSLGR
- a CDS encoding FliI/YscN family ATPase; this encodes MTTPKALLGRVNKISGGTIEVSGLGHHAALGNRLHLVRENEPPLEGEVIKINKACVSMMCEDELSGVKLGHPVRLMPSLRFCPDDSWIGRVIDPLGRPLDGEPLLPGLKEFPIETAPQRAIERRALGNAMTTGFCVFNTALPIVRGQRLGLFAGSGVGKSRLIAQLVQSLEADLIVLALIGERGRELRDFVKTTLGPESMKRCVVVAATSDMAPLLRRRSAQSAMSVAEYFRDQGKHVVYFADSITRFAEAHREVALNMGELPTLRGYPASTAHKIMSLCERAGPGSGTSGDITAIFSVLVAGSDMDEPIADILRSVLDGHVVLDREVAERGRFPAIDLLRSVSRSLPEAASQSQNEALIVMRNLLGKYQRSETMIQAGLYVAGQDSDLDDAVKIWKDLDSFIGLKEPGTIEQSYQKLFTLLRTTQLYTAIKNAKA
- a CDS encoding DUF1217 domain-containing protein — encoded protein: MSFSPVLPTTGISGWLFLNRTLDAQTLAFNTSANNQRDINYFQKELPKITSIEELVDNHRLLRVALGSVGLSADIKNKAFIKKVIASDLQDPKSLANRLSDMRYKRLASAFGALGAKQPINSQSIDQAADKYLRLSFEAALGKKDNTMRLALYAKRELAELALEKSSDRTKFYKILGSPQLRELFETYLRLPKGFARLDLEKQVEVFQSKIDSRFGFASISKFSEIKNQNKLIEGYLFQSELNTGAAMTSQDISLMLLRS
- the flbT gene encoding flagellar biosynthesis repressor FlbT; protein product: MTGLVLKLRPKERVLINGAVIENGDRRSKFSVLTPDAKILRLRDALHPDEVTTPVRRVCYAAQLILTGDSKAEDTQLKLLRRIEELSQILTDGDSRAQLASATSALIDGQHYQCLKSLRSLLSREQRLLVARN
- the flaF gene encoding flagellar biosynthesis regulator FlaF, translated to MAAEIAYNKEAGLVQAPRQAEYAIFAKITHCLSATEKQKHEAFADYIYALHQNRKLWSTIARDVADNENKLSPALRAQIFYLAEFTHVHTSKILSDNAALQPLIDVNLAIMRGLTVGTSK
- a CDS encoding flagellin, which codes for MSSILTNNSAMVALQNLKQINQNLATTQNEISTGKKISKAQDNSAMWAISKVMESDVSGFKAVSSALALGESTVAVASTGAEKITDLLKEIKEKVVAATGSNVDHSKIGSDVTELKDQVTSIIAASQFNGTNLLNSAGGDITILSSLDRDNSGTVTASNITITAVDFEANLDLATIDVTSAATAEASLEQIESLIQKAVDGAAGLGASIKRIQSQNDFVSKIMDSMKAGIGSIVDADMEEASARLQALQVQQQLGVQSLGIANKAPQTLLSLFR